The Lebetimonas natsushimae genomic sequence TTAATCTTTTTGCATTTTTTTCAAGGATTTCATAGAAGTTGTTATATTGATATTTCATCAAATACCTTTTTGTGAAAATTATATCAAAATAATAAAAAATGATAATATAAGGTATTGGCTAAATAAAGTAAAAAATTTACTCTTTTGTTATGTATGTTTAATCAGTGCAGGACAATTGAATATCAATATTTACATTAATTTTACATTTTAATTTTCAATTATCCATTATTCAAAAGTGAATTATATATCTCTTTTTGAGATTTGTCGGAAATTTTTGCAAGAAGTTTTGATTTTTCTTTTAGTGGTAAATTGAGTTTTATTATTTCATCATAAGTTAAATTCAAAGTTTTTGTTTTATCTGTTTTATCTATTATTACTACCCATTCACCTTTGGTATTGTCTAATTTAATATCTTTTGCTTTTGCTTTTATATATGTTTCATGTATTTTGGAAATTTCTTTTGCTAAAAATATTTCTCTTTCACTATCTATATCTTGTATTTCTTTAATCAGTTTTGCAATTCTGTGAGGAGATTCATAAAGCACGGCAATTTTACCTGACTTCATAATTTCTTTTAATTTATCAGTTCTTTCTTTTCCTTTGTGCGGTAAAAACATATAAAAACAAAATTCTCCCTCAAATCCGCTTGCTACATATGCCGTTACAAAAGCACTTGGTCCCGGCAGTACAGTGTAAGGGATTTCATTTTCCTGGCAAAACTGTATCAGTTTGCTTCCAGGGTCGCTGATTCCGGGCATTCCGGCGTCTGAAACATAAGCGCATTCTTTTGTTTTAAGCATATTAATATCTAAGTTTGAAAGGATTTTTAATTCGTTGTGAGAATGCATTGAAATAAAATGTTTATTTAAGGGAATATTTAATAAATTTAAAAGTTTTTTGGTGACTCTTGTGTCTTCACAGAAAATAATTTCAACATTTTCAAGGGCTAAAAAAGCCCTTTTTGTAATGTCATCTAAATTTCCAATTGGAGTTGGAATAAAGTAGACCAATTATTTTAAACCGTATTTTTTCTTAAATTTATCTACTTTACCGCCTGTATCTAAGTTTCTTTCCTGACCAGTATAGAATGGATGGCATTTATCGCATACTTCGATTCTTAAAGTAGGTTTGTTTGAAAGAATTTCAAATGTATGTCCGCATGTGCATGTAACCGTACAAGTCATATATTCTGGATGGATACCTTTTTTCATTTAATTCTCCTTATAGTGCTTCTTTAGCTTTTTGAACGATTGCGGCGAATGCTTCTGGTTCGTTCATAGCTAAATCGGCAAGTATTTTTCTGTCAAGTTCTATGCCAGCTTTTTTAAGTCCGTTTATGAATCTTGAATAACTTATATCATTTAATCTACATGCGGCATTGATTCTTACAATCCATAATTTTCTAAAATCTCTTTTTTT encodes the following:
- the rsmI gene encoding 16S rRNA (cytidine(1402)-2'-O)-methyltransferase, with translation MVYFIPTPIGNLDDITKRAFLALENVEIIFCEDTRVTKKLLNLLNIPLNKHFISMHSHNELKILSNLDINMLKTKECAYVSDAGMPGISDPGSKLIQFCQENEIPYTVLPGPSAFVTAYVASGFEGEFCFYMFLPHKGKERTDKLKEIMKSGKIAVLYESPHRIAKLIKEIQDIDSEREIFLAKEISKIHETYIKAKAKDIKLDNTKGEWVVIIDKTDKTKTLNLTYDEIIKLNLPLKEKSKLLAKISDKSQKEIYNSLLNNG
- the rpmE gene encoding 50S ribosomal protein L31, with the translated sequence MKKGIHPEYMTCTVTCTCGHTFEILSNKPTLRIEVCDKCHPFYTGQERNLDTGGKVDKFKKKYGLK
- the rplT gene encoding 50S ribosomal protein L20; translated protein: MMRVKTGTVRRKRHKKILKMAKGFYSGRRKHFRKAKEQVERSLVYAFGDRKQKKRDFRKLWIVRINAACRLNDISYSRFINGLKKAGIELDRKILADLAMNEPEAFAAIVQKAKEAL